The Parambassis ranga chromosome 14, fParRan2.1, whole genome shotgun sequence genome includes a window with the following:
- the vtnb gene encoding vitronectin b isoform X1: MKPVVEVLLGLVLLLDATFAAEESCVGRCGSFDPQMKCQCDSMCVYYGSCCGDFYTTCPKKIARGDTFEEPEEAATTEVTATVAASLNSLTVAPTIPVPPLPGTTHEPTPTVEADAAPCSGRAFDAFLQLKNSSIYAFRGKYFFELDDKSVLPGYPKLIEDVWGMPGPISAAFTRINCQGKSYIFKGNRYWRFEGDVLDEDYPREISIGFDGIPDDVDAAFAVPAPSYQGKEKAYFFKGDKYYQYEFKHQPSHEECVHMTRSSKSVLFTQYTDLFCDQTWEDLFTELFGGSVSSDNTGPRFISRDWHGIRPPVDAAMVGRVHLSSKPTPPSPPPVRRRSSRRRRPSRRRHQRGRHSRFVLDDLWSYDDWFDFGDYSNIFEDSTTQDDKSTPVQNVYFFKRDKYYRVGLQTKQVDAVTPPYPRSIAKYWLGCKREEAPDASRAEKKR; encoded by the exons ATGAAGCCGGTGGTGGAGGTCCTGCTGGGCCTCGTCCTCCTGCTGGATGCCACTTTTGCTGCAGAAG AGTCCTGTGTGGGTCGCTGTGGCTCCTTCGACCCGCAGATGAAGTGTCAGTGTGACtccatgtgtgtttattatggAAGCTGTTGTGGAGACTTCTACACCACCTGCCCCAAAAAAA TCGCTCGAGGTGACACCTTTGAGGAGCCAGAGGAAGCAGCAACGACCGAGGTCACTGCAACTGTTGCAGCAAGTTTGAACAGTTTAACAGTTGCACCAACCATTCCTGTCCCTCCTTTACCCGGTACCACACATGAGCCCACACCGACTGTAGAAGCAGATGCAGCGCCGTGCAGTGGCCGAGCTTTTGATgccttcctgcagctgaagaaCAGCTCGATCTATGCATTTAGAG GTAAATATTTCTTTGAGTTGGATGACAAATCTGTGCTTCCTGGTTACCCCAAGCTCATTGAGGATGTGTGGGGAATGCCTGGGCCCATCAGTGCTGCATTCACACGTATCAACTGTCAGGGAAAATCCTACATCTTTAAG GGGAACAGGTACTGGAGGTTCGAAGGGGACGTCTTGGATGAGGACTATCCACGAGAAATTTCAATCGGCTTTGATGGCATCCCAGATGACGTTGATGCTGCGTTTGCTGTACCAGCACCAAGCTACCAAGGCAAAGAGAAAGCCTACTTTTTCAAAG GGGACAAGTATTATCAGTATGAGTTCAAGCACCAGCCGTCCCATGAGGAATGTGTCCACATGACCAGGTCCTCCAAGTCGGTGCTATTTACACAGTACACAGACCTTTTCTGCGATCAGACATGGGAGGACCTCTTCACAGAACTCTTTGGAGGCTCAG TGAGCAGTGACAACACGGGTCCCCGCTTCATCAGCAGGGACTGGCACGGCATCCGGCCCCCGGTGGATGCTGCCATGGTGGGACGAGTTCACCTCAGTTCCAAGCCCACgccaccttctcctccaccagtGAGGAGGCGCAGCAGCCGGAGGAGGAGGCCCAGCAGGAGGCGCCACCAGCGAGGAAGGCACAGCCGTTTTGTGCTTGATGATTTGTGGTCGTATGATGATTGGTTTGACTTTGGTGACTACAGCAATATTTTTGAAGACAGCACCACACAGGATGACAAAAGCACCCCAGttcaaaatgtatattttttcaaGAGAG ATAAGTACTACAGAGTGGGTCTGCAGACCAAACAAGTGGATGCTGTCACCCCTCCTTACCCCCGATCCATTGCAAAATACTGGCTGGGCTGTAAGCGTGAAGAGGCACCTGATGCATCAAGGGCAGAGAAGAAAAGATAG
- the vtnb gene encoding vitronectin b isoform X2, with protein sequence MEAVVETSTPPAPKKVIARGDTFEEPEEAATTEVTATVAASLNSLTVAPTIPVPPLPGTTHEPTPTVEADAAPCSGRAFDAFLQLKNSSIYAFRGKYFFELDDKSVLPGYPKLIEDVWGMPGPISAAFTRINCQGKSYIFKGNRYWRFEGDVLDEDYPREISIGFDGIPDDVDAAFAVPAPSYQGKEKAYFFKGDKYYQYEFKHQPSHEECVHMTRSSKSVLFTQYTDLFCDQTWEDLFTELFGGSVSSDNTGPRFISRDWHGIRPPVDAAMVGRVHLSSKPTPPSPPPVRRRSSRRRRPSRRRHQRGRHSRFVLDDLWSYDDWFDFGDYSNIFEDSTTQDDKSTPVQNVYFFKRDKYYRVGLQTKQVDAVTPPYPRSIAKYWLGCKREEAPDASRAEKKR encoded by the exons atggAAGCTGTTGTGGAGACTTCTACACCACCTGCCCCAAAAAAAGTCA TCGCTCGAGGTGACACCTTTGAGGAGCCAGAGGAAGCAGCAACGACCGAGGTCACTGCAACTGTTGCAGCAAGTTTGAACAGTTTAACAGTTGCACCAACCATTCCTGTCCCTCCTTTACCCGGTACCACACATGAGCCCACACCGACTGTAGAAGCAGATGCAGCGCCGTGCAGTGGCCGAGCTTTTGATgccttcctgcagctgaagaaCAGCTCGATCTATGCATTTAGAG GTAAATATTTCTTTGAGTTGGATGACAAATCTGTGCTTCCTGGTTACCCCAAGCTCATTGAGGATGTGTGGGGAATGCCTGGGCCCATCAGTGCTGCATTCACACGTATCAACTGTCAGGGAAAATCCTACATCTTTAAG GGGAACAGGTACTGGAGGTTCGAAGGGGACGTCTTGGATGAGGACTATCCACGAGAAATTTCAATCGGCTTTGATGGCATCCCAGATGACGTTGATGCTGCGTTTGCTGTACCAGCACCAAGCTACCAAGGCAAAGAGAAAGCCTACTTTTTCAAAG GGGACAAGTATTATCAGTATGAGTTCAAGCACCAGCCGTCCCATGAGGAATGTGTCCACATGACCAGGTCCTCCAAGTCGGTGCTATTTACACAGTACACAGACCTTTTCTGCGATCAGACATGGGAGGACCTCTTCACAGAACTCTTTGGAGGCTCAG TGAGCAGTGACAACACGGGTCCCCGCTTCATCAGCAGGGACTGGCACGGCATCCGGCCCCCGGTGGATGCTGCCATGGTGGGACGAGTTCACCTCAGTTCCAAGCCCACgccaccttctcctccaccagtGAGGAGGCGCAGCAGCCGGAGGAGGAGGCCCAGCAGGAGGCGCCACCAGCGAGGAAGGCACAGCCGTTTTGTGCTTGATGATTTGTGGTCGTATGATGATTGGTTTGACTTTGGTGACTACAGCAATATTTTTGAAGACAGCACCACACAGGATGACAAAAGCACCCCAGttcaaaatgtatattttttcaaGAGAG ATAAGTACTACAGAGTGGGTCTGCAGACCAAACAAGTGGATGCTGTCACCCCTCCTTACCCCCGATCCATTGCAAAATACTGGCTGGGCTGTAAGCGTGAAGAGGCACCTGATGCATCAAGGGCAGAGAAGAAAAGATAG